The proteins below are encoded in one region of Belonocnema kinseyi isolate 2016_QV_RU_SX_M_011 chromosome 1, B_treatae_v1, whole genome shotgun sequence:
- the LOC117178118 gene encoding WAS/WASL-interacting protein family member 3-like, producing MLIGISINSSGLVPNLSDPIYKICDVKMKIFFATLLLTFTLVINLCELKANESDKNPSFPPIQPVRQIPAVRPMRPPQVPIQPPPVPPLNVPPVGLLRPVNLPAGHLVYSQNGRVLTLFADPPPRPPPPHQ from the exons ATGCTGATAGGAATCAGTATAAATAGCAGTGGGTTGGTTCCAAATTTATCAGATCCAATTTACAAAATCTGCGAcgtaaaaatgaagattttttttgcgACTCTACTTCTGACCTTCACGTTAGTCATCAATTTATGTG aactgAAAGCTAATGAGTCAGATAAGAATCCGTCATTTCCTCCAATCCAGCCAGTTCGTCAAATCCCGGCAGTGCGTCCAATGCGGCCACCTCAGGTTCCAATCCAGCCACCTCCAGTGCCCCCTCTGAATGTACCTCCTGTAGGTTTACTCCGACCGGTCAATTTACCAGCTGGGCATTTAGTTTATTCTCAAAATGGACGAGTTCTTACTTTGTTTGCGGATCCACCTCCTCGGCCACCTCCACCTCACCAATAG